DNA sequence from the Candidatus Rokuibacteriota bacterium genome:
GTCCGCGGTCCAGGTCTGCCAGCTCGACGTCGCGTACGCGGTCCTCTTCGACATCTGGTCCAAGAGCGTGAAGCACCAGTTCCTGGCGCCGATCTCGATCCGCCATCTCGCGCTGGGGGCGTGGCTCGTCGGAGTGGGGCGGGGGCTTCTCGTCTTCGCCCTCATGGCCGTCGTCAGCGGCCGGGCGTTCGGGTTCGACTTCCTGACACCGGGGTGGCCGTCCCTCGTGCTTTTCCTCCTCGGGTGCTTCCTCACCGCCTTCGCGGTCGGGCTCTTCGTCTGCTCCCTGGTCCTGCTGTTCGGCACCCGGGCGGAGGTCTCGGCCTGGTCGGCGGTGAACCTGGTGCTGGTCCTCTGCGGCATCTACTACCCGGTGTCGGTCCTGCCGGACCCCGTGGCCAGGCTAGCGGCGGTGATCCCGATCACGTATTTCCTGGATGCCTTCCGTGCCCCTTACGGGTTCGCCGCCCAGTTCCAGTGGCCGTGGCTCTGGGGCTTCCTCCTGGCGGCCGCCTACCTGGCCGCGGGGCACTGGGCACTGACCTCCGCGGTCACCCGCGCCCGCCGGACCGGCCTCCTCCTGAAGCTCTCGGAGTGACTTCCGGTCGGCTTCTGTCTTGCCGACCGCGGGCGAGCCGTGCTACTTTCGCCTCACAAAAAACCCGCGTTTGGTCCCGACCGCACGTGCTCGCCAGCCAGAGGAGGGGGTATCATGGCGTTCTTCGACCTCCCTTCCGACG
Encoded proteins:
- a CDS encoding ABC transporter permease, whose amino-acid sequence is MSWRSEAVRIYAFAHRSLLMAGRNVFFVFELVFWPLIGVISIGLMTRFLNLSAEDAAFVLIGTMALSAVQVCQLDVAYAVLFDIWSKSVKHQFLAPISIRHLALGAWLVGVGRGLLVFALMAVVSGRAFGFDFLTPGWPSLVLFLLGCFLTAFAVGLFVCSLVLLFGTRAEVSAWSAVNLVLVLCGIYYPVSVLPDPVARLAAVIPITYFLDAFRAPYGFAAQFQWPWLWGFLLAAAYLAAGHWALTSAVTRARRTGLLLKLSE